A DNA window from Pseudomonas sp. GD03919 contains the following coding sequences:
- the hemN gene encoding oxygen-independent coproporphyrinogen III oxidase — protein MLDTLQWDTDLIRRYDLAGPRYTSYPTAVQFHDDIGPLDLLHALRDSRKARRPLSLYVHVPFCAHICYYCACNKVITKDRGRALPYLEKLEREIEIISRYIDRNQPIEQLHFGGGTPTFLSHDELRRLMQHLRQHFNLLDDDSGDYSIEIDPREADWSTMGLLRELGFNRVSLGVQDLDPEVQRAVNRLQTLEETRAIVEAARTLQFRSVNIDLIYGLPKQTPERFARTVSEIIALQPDRLSLFNYAHLPERFMPQRRISADDLPSPADKLAMLQASIEQLTRAGYRYIGMDHFALPDDELAIAQEEGTLQRNFQGYTTHGHCDLIGLGVSAISQIGDLYSQNDSDIASYQQTLGNGQLATRRGLHCNADDRLRRAVIQQLICHFQLRFADIEQTHGVVFRDYFCALWPELEQLAADGLISLDAQGIEVRPAGRLLVRSLCMLFDRYLNDQVRQRFSRVI, from the coding sequence ATGCTCGACACCCTCCAGTGGGATACCGACCTGATCCGCCGCTACGATCTCGCCGGTCCGCGTTACACCTCCTACCCGACCGCCGTACAGTTTCACGACGACATCGGCCCGCTCGATCTGCTGCACGCGTTGCGCGACAGCCGCAAGGCCAGGCGTCCGCTGTCGCTGTACGTGCACGTACCGTTCTGCGCGCACATCTGTTACTACTGTGCCTGCAACAAGGTCATCACCAAGGATCGTGGCCGCGCCCTGCCTTATCTTGAAAAGCTCGAGCGGGAAATCGAGATCATCAGCCGCTACATCGATCGCAACCAGCCAATCGAGCAACTGCATTTCGGTGGCGGCACGCCAACCTTCCTCAGCCATGACGAGCTGCGCCGCCTGATGCAGCACCTGCGCCAGCACTTCAACCTGCTGGATGACGATTCCGGCGATTACAGCATCGAGATCGACCCGCGCGAAGCCGACTGGTCGACCATGGGCCTGTTGCGCGAACTGGGCTTCAACCGTGTCAGCCTGGGCGTGCAGGATCTCGACCCCGAGGTGCAACGCGCGGTCAACCGCCTGCAAACCCTGGAGGAAACCCGCGCCATCGTCGAGGCAGCGCGCACCCTGCAGTTTCGCTCGGTAAACATCGACCTGATCTACGGCCTGCCCAAGCAAACGCCTGAGCGCTTCGCCCGCACCGTGTCCGAAATCATCGCCCTGCAGCCGGATCGTCTGTCGCTGTTCAACTACGCGCACCTGCCCGAGCGCTTCATGCCGCAACGGCGCATCAGCGCTGATGACCTGCCCAGCCCGGCGGACAAGCTGGCCATGCTACAGGCCAGCATCGAGCAACTGACCCGCGCCGGGTATCGCTATATCGGCATGGACCACTTCGCCCTGCCCGATGACGAGCTGGCCATCGCCCAGGAGGAAGGCACGCTGCAACGCAACTTCCAGGGCTACACCACCCACGGCCATTGCGACCTGATCGGCCTGGGCGTTTCCGCTATCAGCCAGATAGGCGACCTGTACAGCCAGAACGACAGCGATATCGCCAGCTATCAGCAGACCCTGGGCAACGGCCAACTGGCAACCCGTCGAGGCCTGCATTGCAATGCCGACGACCGCCTGCGTCGCGCCGTGATTCAGCAACTGATCTGCCATTTCCAACTGCGTTTCGCCGACATCGAGCAAACGCATGGCGTGGTGTTCCGTGATTATTTCTGCGCCCTGTGGCCGGAGCTGGAGCAACTCGCGGCTGACGGCCTGATCAGCCTCGACGCTCAGGGTATTGAAGTGCGCCCGGCCGGGCGCCTACTGGTGCGTTCGCTGTGCATGCTGTTCGATCGTTATCTCAACGATCAGGTGCGCCAGCGCTTCTCGCGGGTGATCTAA